Proteins from a single region of Amycolatopsis sp. CA-230715:
- the gatA gene encoding Asp-tRNA(Asn)/Glu-tRNA(Gln) amidotransferase subunit GatA yields MTELTKLTAAELAEKIRTREVTSVEVTQAHLDRIAAVDDHVHAFLHVDTEGALEAARAVDGDVAEGRELASPLAGVPLALKDVLTTKGIPTTVGSKTLEGWLPPYDATVTRKLREAGVVILGKTNMDEFAMGSSTENSAFGPTHNPWDHARIPGGSGGGSSASIAAFEAPLAIGTDTGGSIRQPGAVTGTVGVKPTYGGVSRYGLVAFSSSLDQAGPCARTVLDAALLHEVIGGHDPFDSTSIDAPVPPVVAAARQGLTGDLSGVRVGVVKEFGGDGYQAGVLRSFEAAVEQLRELGAEVVEVSCPHFTYALPAYYLIAPSECSSNLARFDAMRYGLRAGDDGTHSAEEVMSLTREKGFGAEVKRRIMLGTYALSSGYYDAYYGSAQKVRTLISRDFDSAFEKVDVLVSPTTPTTAFKIGERVDDPMAMYLADLCTIPSNLAGNAAMSVPSGLSDEDGLPVGLQIMAPSLADDRLYRVGAAYEVARDAAAGGSLVHQVPELGGKK; encoded by the coding sequence GTGACCGAGCTGACGAAGCTGACCGCCGCCGAGCTGGCGGAGAAGATCCGCACGCGCGAGGTGACCTCGGTCGAGGTGACGCAGGCGCACCTGGACCGCATCGCCGCGGTCGACGACCACGTCCACGCGTTCCTGCACGTCGACACCGAGGGCGCGCTCGAAGCCGCCCGCGCGGTCGACGGCGACGTGGCCGAGGGCCGCGAACTCGCCTCCCCGCTCGCGGGCGTGCCGCTCGCGCTGAAGGACGTGCTGACCACGAAGGGCATCCCGACCACGGTCGGGTCGAAGACGCTCGAAGGCTGGCTCCCGCCCTACGACGCCACGGTGACGCGCAAGCTGCGCGAGGCCGGGGTCGTCATCCTCGGCAAGACGAACATGGACGAGTTCGCGATGGGCTCGTCCACCGAGAACTCCGCGTTCGGCCCGACGCACAACCCGTGGGACCACGCGCGCATCCCCGGCGGGTCCGGCGGCGGTTCGTCGGCCTCGATCGCCGCGTTCGAAGCGCCGCTCGCGATCGGCACCGACACCGGCGGTTCGATCCGGCAGCCCGGCGCGGTCACCGGCACCGTCGGCGTGAAGCCGACCTACGGCGGTGTCTCCCGGTACGGCCTCGTCGCGTTCTCGTCCTCGCTCGACCAGGCCGGTCCGTGCGCCCGCACGGTGCTCGACGCCGCGCTGCTGCACGAGGTGATCGGCGGCCACGACCCGTTCGACTCCACCTCGATCGACGCGCCGGTGCCGCCGGTGGTCGCCGCCGCTCGCCAGGGTCTGACCGGCGACTTGTCCGGCGTCCGAGTCGGCGTCGTCAAGGAATTTGGTGGGGACGGCTACCAGGCAGGTGTGCTCCGGTCGTTCGAGGCCGCGGTCGAGCAGCTGCGCGAGCTCGGCGCCGAGGTCGTCGAGGTGTCGTGCCCGCACTTCACCTACGCGCTGCCCGCCTACTACCTGATCGCACCGAGCGAGTGCTCGTCGAACCTCGCCCGGTTCGACGCGATGCGCTACGGCCTGCGCGCCGGTGACGACGGCACGCACAGCGCTGAAGAGGTCATGTCGCTGACCAGGGAAAAGGGCTTCGGCGCCGAGGTGAAGCGGCGGATCATGCTGGGCACCTACGCGCTGTCGTCCGGCTACTACGACGCCTACTACGGCTCCGCGCAAAAGGTGCGCACGCTGATCTCGCGCGACTTCGACTCGGCCTTCGAGAAGGTCGATGTGCTGGTGTCGCCGACCACGCCCACCACGGCGTTCAAGATCGGCGAGCGGGTGGACGACCCGATGGCGATGTACCTCGCCGACCTGTGCACCATCCCGTCGAACCTGGCTGGCAACGCCGCCATGAGTGTCCCGAGTGGACTGTCCGATGAGGACGGTCTGCCGGTCGGGCTGCAGATCATGGCTCCTTCGTTGGCCGACGACCGGCTCTACCGGGTCGGCGCGGCGTACGAGGTGGCGCGCGACGCGGCCGCCGGAGGTTCGCTGGTGCACCAGGTGCCCGAGCTGGGAGGAAAGAAGTGA
- the gatC gene encoding Asp-tRNA(Asn)/Glu-tRNA(Gln) amidotransferase subunit GatC: protein MTNISRDEVAHLAKLARLAVTDDELDVFAGQLDQILDSVAKVSEVAADDIPPTSHAVPLTNVFREDVVRPGLSQEQALSGAPAAEEGRFRVPRILGEE from the coding sequence GTGACCAATATTTCCCGTGACGAGGTCGCACACCTCGCCAAGCTGGCCAGGCTGGCCGTCACCGATGACGAGCTGGACGTCTTCGCAGGCCAGCTCGACCAGATCCTGGACTCGGTGGCCAAGGTCAGCGAGGTCGCCGCGGACGACATCCCGCCGACCTCGCACGCCGTGCCGCTGACCAACGTGTTCCGCGAGGACGTCGTGCGGCCGGGGCTGAGCCAGGAGCAGGCGCTCTCCGGCGCGCCCGCGGCCGAAGAGGGCCGGTTCCGGGTGCCGCGGATCCTGGGGGAGGAGTGA
- a CDS encoding DUF4262 domain-containing protein, which produces MCWQCDNPDKSVDDYLDYVAEEIEKHGWIVQSVEGDTVRANWAYTVGLTLMGLPELVVTGLPNEAAVRLLNNVAARLGHSDAPPMPGARITFENGWPSVELVELADPSVHLKMALGLYPQKVRGVQLVYADDDEGRMPWEHSYNDGHGSQPVLGPCAPASRPDES; this is translated from the coding sequence ATGTGCTGGCAATGCGACAACCCAGACAAGAGCGTCGACGACTATCTCGACTACGTCGCCGAGGAAATCGAGAAGCACGGCTGGATCGTCCAGTCGGTCGAGGGGGACACGGTACGTGCGAACTGGGCCTATACGGTCGGCTTGACTCTGATGGGGTTGCCGGAGCTGGTGGTGACGGGGCTGCCCAACGAGGCTGCCGTCAGGCTGCTCAACAATGTCGCGGCCCGTCTCGGCCACAGCGACGCCCCGCCGATGCCGGGCGCGCGCATCACGTTCGAGAACGGCTGGCCATCGGTCGAACTTGTCGAGCTGGCCGACCCGTCGGTGCATCTGAAGATGGCCTTGGGCCTCTACCCCCAGAAGGTCCGCGGCGTGCAGTTGGTGTACGCCGACGACGATGAAGGGCGCATGCCGTGGGAGCATTCGTACAACGACGGTCACGGCAGTCAACCCGTCCTTGGACCCTGCGCACCCGCGTCGCGTCCTGACGAGTCGTGA
- a CDS encoding DUF262 domain-containing protein, with protein sequence MRELANMVSEGELLLSPPYQRGDVWTNQQRVDLIKSLLLGVPVPAIVVNRRGDNAGWQTNEGDPGDIWYACIDGKQRLTTLCQWQAGDLAIPAEWIDPAFLGADFKPGDTVTAIDLNATGRRVLAQRFVIPLAEAKLPSLAEEAETYRLINSAGTSHGQDDLSRAQSLARPKL encoded by the coding sequence TTGCGTGAGCTGGCAAATATGGTTTCCGAAGGCGAACTCTTGCTCTCTCCGCCATACCAGCGCGGGGATGTGTGGACCAACCAACAGCGCGTCGACTTGATAAAGTCATTGCTGCTTGGAGTTCCGGTTCCCGCAATCGTGGTCAACCGGCGCGGTGACAACGCCGGATGGCAGACGAACGAGGGGGATCCCGGTGACATCTGGTACGCCTGTATCGATGGCAAACAGCGATTGACCACCTTATGTCAATGGCAGGCCGGTGACTTGGCAATCCCGGCTGAATGGATTGATCCAGCGTTTCTTGGTGCCGATTTCAAGCCTGGTGACACGGTCACTGCCATCGACTTGAACGCCACGGGGCGGAGGGTGCTCGCACAGCGATTCGTCATTCCCTTGGCTGAGGCGAAGCTGCCTTCCTTGGCCGAGGAAGCCGAAACATACCGGCTGATCAACAGTGCGGGGACTTCGCACGGCCAGGATGATCTGTCACGTGCCCAAAGCCTGGCACGTCCGAAGCTGTAA
- a CDS encoding PQQ-like beta-propeller repeat protein: MRVRFPWSTFEPGSPSCPQPTTSNQVGQHLLLSAPDPLLAADVDLYLSENGQPYWPNEEQARIDNATMGPLVNDANQILTAIATHRSLWRDAATAELAELSRAHSGPRGRIVAVNRDDSGFLWMREVVAPNSMLRLYGADEVREATQITPRPTPADHCRDTEPDEI, translated from the coding sequence GTGCGCGTCAGGTTCCCGTGGTCAACATTCGAACCCGGATCACCGAGCTGCCCGCAGCCGACGACATCCAACCAGGTCGGCCAGCACCTCCTGCTCTCCGCACCTGATCCGCTGCTGGCGGCCGACGTCGACCTGTACCTGTCTGAGAATGGACAGCCGTACTGGCCCAACGAGGAACAGGCCCGCATCGACAACGCGACCATGGGCCCGCTGGTGAACGACGCCAACCAGATCCTCACCGCGATCGCGACCCACCGCAGCCTCTGGCGCGACGCCGCCACCGCGGAACTCGCCGAGCTGTCCCGCGCACACTCGGGTCCACGCGGGCGCATCGTCGCTGTGAACAGGGACGACTCGGGGTTCCTGTGGATGCGTGAAGTAGTCGCGCCGAACTCGATGCTGCGGCTGTACGGTGCGGACGAAGTGCGCGAGGCCACCCAGATCACACCCCGGCCGACCCCTGCGGACCACTGCCGTGACACGGAGCCCGACGAAATCTGA